One window of the Piliocolobus tephrosceles isolate RC106 chromosome 17, ASM277652v3, whole genome shotgun sequence genome contains the following:
- the VASN gene encoding vasorin: MCSRVPLLLPLLLILALRPGVQGCPSGCQCSQPQTVFCTARQGTTVPRDVPPNTVGLYIFENGITTLDTGSFAGLLSLQLLDLSQNQIASLPSGVFQPLANLSNLDLTANRLHEITNETFHGLRRLERLYLGKNRIRHIQPGAFDTLDRLLELKLQDNELRTLPPLRLPRLLLLDLSHNSLLALEPGILDTANVEALRLAGLGLQQLDEGLFSRLRNLHDLDVSDNQLERVPPVIRGLRGLTRLRLAGNTRIAQLRPEDLAGLAALQELDLSNLSLQALPSDLSGLFPRLRLLAAARNPFNCVCPLSWFGPWVRESHVTLASPEETRCHFPPKNAGRLLLELDYADFGCPATTTTAAVPTTRPMVQEPTPLSSSLAPTWLSPTEPATEVPSPPSTAPPTVEPVPQPQDCPPSTCLNGGTCHLGTRHQLACLCPEGFTGLYCESQMGHGTRPSPTPATPRPPQPLTLGIEPVSPTSLRVGLQRYLQGSSVQLRSLRLTYRNLSGPDKRLVTLRLPASLTEYTVTQLRPNATYSICVMPLGPGRVPEGEEACGEARTPPAVHSNHAPVTQAREGNLPLLIAPALAAVFLAALAAVGAAYCVRRGRAVAAAAQDKGQVGPGAGPLELEGVKAPLEPGPKATEGGGEALPSGSECEVPLMGFPGPGLQSPLHAKPYI; this comes from the coding sequence ATGTGCTCCAGGGTCCCTCTCTTGTTGCCACTGCTCCTGATCCTGGCCCTGAGGCCCGGGGTGCAGGGCTGCCCATCCGGCTGCCAGTGCAGCCAGCCACAGACAGTCTTCTGCACTGCCCGCCAGGGGACCACGGTGCCCCGAGATGTGCCACCCAACACGGTGGGGCTGTACATCTTTGAGAACGGCATCACCACGCTCGACACAGGCAGCTTTGCCGGCCTGCTGAGCCTGCAGCTCCTGGACCTGTCACAGAACCAGATTGCCAGCCTGCCCAGCGGGGTCTTCCAGCCACTTGCCAACCTCAGCAACCTGGACCTGACAGCCAACAGGCTGCATGAAATCACCAATGAGACTTTCCACGGCCTGCGGCGCCTCGAGCGCCTCTACCTGGGCAAGAACCGCATCCGCCACATCCAACCTGGTGCCTTCGACACGCTCGACCGCCTCCTGGAGCTCAAGCTGCAGGACAACGAGCTGAGGACACTGCCCCCGCTGCGCCTGCCCCGCCTGCTGCTGCTGGACCTCAGCCACAACAGCCTCCTGGCCCTGGAGCCCGGCATCCTGGACACTGCCAACGTGGAGGCGCTGCGGCTGGCCGGtctggggctgcagcagctggaCGAGGGGCTCTTCAGCCGCTTGCGCAACCTCCACGACCTGGATGTGTCCGACAACCAGCTGGAGCGAGTGCCACCTGTGATCCGAGGCCTCCGGGGCCTGACGCGCCTGCGGCTAGCCGGCAACACCCGCATCGCCCAGCTGCGGCCCGAGGACCTGGCCGGCCTGGCTGCCCTGCAGGAGCTGGACCTGAGCAACCTAAGCCTGCAGGCCCTGCCTAGCGACCTCTCGGGCCTCTTCCCCCGCCTGCGGCTGCTGGCAGCTGCCCGCAACCCCTTCAACTGCGTGTGCCCCCTGAGCTGGTTTGGCCCCTGGGTGCGCGAGAGCCACGTCACACTGGCCAGCCCCGAGGAGACGCGCTGCCACTTCCCACCCAAGAATGCTGGCCGACTGCTCCTGGAGCTTGACTACGCCGACTTTGGCTGCCCAGCCACCACTACCACGGCCGCAGTGCCCACCACGAGGCCCATGGTGCAGGAGCCTACACCCTTGTCTTCTAGCTTGGCTCCTACCTGGCTTAGCCCCACAGAGCCGGCCACTGAGGTCCCCAGCCCGCCCTCCACTGCCCCACCTACTGTAGAGCCTGTCCCCCAGCCCCAGGACTGCCCACCGTCCACCTGCCTCAATGGGGGCACATGCCACCTGGGGACACGGCACCAACTGGCGTGCCTGTGCCCTGAGGGCTTCACAGGCCTGTACTGTGAGAGCCAGATGGGACACGGGACACGGCCCAGCCCTACACCGGCCACGCCGAGGCCACCACAGCCCCTGACCCTGGGCATCGAGCCGGTGAGCCCCACCTCCCTGCGTGTGGGGCTGCAGCGCTACCTCCAGGGGAGCTCCGTGCAGCTCAGGAGCCTCCGCCTCACCTACCGCAACCTATCGGGCCCTGATAAGCGGCTGGTGACGCTGCGGCTGCCCGCCTCGCTCACTGAGTACACGGTCACCCAGCTGCGGCCCAACGCCACCTACTCCATCTGTGTCATGCCTTTGGGGCCCGGGCGGGTGCCGGAGGGCGAGGAGGCCTGCGGGGAGGCCCGCACACCCCCAGCTGTCCACTCCAACCACGCCCCAGTCACCCAGGCCCGCGAGGGCAACCTGCCGCTCCTCATTGCGCCCGCCCTGGCCGCGGTGTTCCTGGCTGCGCTGGCTGCGGTGGGGGCAGCCTACTGTGTGCGGCGGGGGCGGGCCGTGGCAGCAGCGGCTCAGGACAAAGGGCAGGTGGGGCCAGGGGCTGGGCCCCTGGAACTGGAGGGGGTGAAGGCCCCCTTGGAGCCAGGCCCAAAGGCAACAGAGGGCGGTGGAGAGGCCCTGCCCAGTGGGTCTGAGTGTGAGGTGCCACTCATGGGCTTCCCAGGGCCTGGCCTCCAGTCACCCCTCCACGCAAAGCCCTACATCTAG